The Listeria sp. PSOL-1 genome includes a region encoding these proteins:
- a CDS encoding glycosyl hydrolase family 18 protein, translating into MNQKKKGLSKYLNITLTVGMLSMTAINGVSPIVAAAKENTTSNQVVNIETKKQENAKTTVPYRNVMYYGDWSVWGGQGNYYPKDIPADLYTHLNFAFLDFDSNGNLQLTDKDAAFGNPVGSGNTWGDALSGAIPALAAIKEQHPNMKLGISIGGWSKSGDFSEVAANPTKRAKFVENIMKFVKYTGMDFVDIDWEYPTSVRQGDTVDNKNDEGTPNARPEDRDNYIKLMQDIRDGLDKLGTKEDKTYELSTALPGTKTQLEASVDVAKLFNIIDFGNMMTYDMNGAWGEKSGHQTALYTNPNDPTGFSIEAAVDYLKSKNVQMDKVVIGAAMYTRGWDSVEKGNDPAHPGLFQNAALTAKDADNSPTRGAINEAPVKSGDGGRRGGVWSYRKIDELKAKDPSLKEYWDDIAKAPYLYSETTKQFFTFDNEESVTEKANFVKKNHLGGVISWMASQDKDSDNNGSREELSNDIKKGLYGEAAIPNTVEANKSDLDLGLDVSVTTTDNGKKGFSFTMNNNETKSSEGEALALAKAYYSTIKKGKLIITLKDGSTLSKGDYKAGNVTAKDGKTYVEFSSTYDGKAIEPGASYELKLASDKESSVNENNIEKVELEQYYDVNTKLASQVLYGDDSHVNNEPVLSGVQDKTIYINDSFDPLAGVTAADKEDGDLTSKIKVDGSVNTKEAGVYTLVYTVSDSEGATTKATRKITVNKVSALVISGIKDTEISMGDTFDKLAGITAKDGKGKDITSKIKVSGTVDTNVAGTYTLTYSVTDDYNQTSEAKRQITVSPVAAPVISGVKDTTISMGDTFDKLAGVTAKDGKGKDITSKIKVSGTVDTNVAGTYTLTYSVTDDYNQTSEAKRQITVSPIAAPVISGAKDVTINVGDDFNPLTGVTAKDGKGQDITSKINVSGKVDTKVAGAYKLTYSVTDSYNQTAKAERTVTVRDEAKADFGVGQGIEWPNQVVAPFVDDAAWMNDANYSNNGAPNIQKLSSESGVKFFNLGFIQSSGGTKDGKLNWGWAGLSALSEEGDTDQYKGIKKGIKELRDSGGDVTISFGGLNSGAFWTATQDTDVLYNTYKEIVDGYGLTRIDFDVEGGAMDYKQNQANAKAVKELQEKTGVKVTLTLPVMPSGLTVAGENVVKAYLEAGVELTNVNIMAMCYGESVPDYAQGSIEAIDNTKDQVKTAFKQYAKQTLSDSEAYGKVGVTPSIGFESSNHPYFSTEMMNKVVQHAKDKGLGMVAFWSMNRDAQIDGGQGKVENRYEFTDVAKQFTSEDNNDTDKPQQPQNLSVSNITQTSADVTWTESASKVGIAKYIVELSGAGQTKTFETSDLSYALTGLTANKTYTVKVIAEDRNGQKSEAAMTTFTTLAEDNDGTPAWNADTTYFGGEVVQYNGKKYTAKWWTQGDRPDQGGAYGPWAEMFDPADMEWNAERIYVGGEEVTYHGAKYRAKWWTLGNEPGASDVWEKL; encoded by the coding sequence ATGAACCAAAAGAAAAAAGGCTTAAGCAAGTATCTAAACATAACTCTAACAGTAGGGATGTTGTCAATGACGGCAATCAATGGTGTGTCGCCTATTGTAGCAGCTGCGAAAGAAAATACAACTTCTAATCAAGTTGTAAATATTGAAACAAAAAAACAAGAAAACGCAAAAACAACTGTGCCTTACCGAAACGTTATGTACTACGGGGATTGGTCAGTATGGGGTGGACAAGGTAATTATTATCCAAAAGATATCCCTGCTGATTTGTATACTCACTTGAATTTTGCTTTCTTAGATTTTGATTCAAACGGGAACTTACAATTAACAGATAAAGATGCTGCATTTGGAAATCCAGTTGGTTCTGGTAATACTTGGGGAGATGCACTTTCAGGTGCGATTCCAGCTCTAGCAGCGATTAAAGAACAACACCCTAACATGAAACTAGGAATTTCTATTGGTGGTTGGTCGAAATCAGGAGACTTCTCCGAGGTTGCAGCCAATCCAACAAAACGCGCTAAATTTGTAGAAAATATTATGAAATTTGTTAAATACACAGGCATGGATTTTGTCGATATCGATTGGGAATATCCAACAAGCGTACGACAAGGAGATACTGTTGACAATAAAAATGACGAAGGAACACCTAACGCTCGTCCAGAAGATCGCGATAACTATATTAAGTTAATGCAAGATATTCGTGATGGTTTAGATAAACTTGGTACAAAAGAAGACAAAACTTATGAACTAAGTACCGCATTACCAGGAACAAAAACACAACTAGAAGCTTCAGTAGATGTAGCAAAATTATTTAACATTATCGATTTTGGTAATATGATGACTTACGATATGAACGGAGCATGGGGAGAAAAGTCTGGACACCAAACCGCATTATATACAAATCCGAATGATCCTACAGGCTTTTCAATTGAAGCAGCAGTAGACTATCTGAAAAGTAAAAATGTTCAAATGGATAAAGTGGTAATTGGAGCAGCAATGTACACACGTGGTTGGGATTCTGTTGAAAAAGGAAATGACCCCGCACATCCAGGCTTGTTCCAAAACGCCGCTTTAACGGCGAAAGATGCTGACAACTCGCCTACACGTGGAGCGATCAATGAAGCACCCGTGAAAAGTGGTGACGGAGGACGACGTGGTGGCGTTTGGTCTTACCGTAAAATTGATGAGTTAAAAGCGAAAGATCCTTCACTAAAAGAATATTGGGATGATATAGCTAAAGCCCCTTATTTATACAGTGAAACAACAAAACAATTCTTTACTTTCGATAATGAAGAATCTGTTACAGAAAAAGCAAACTTTGTTAAAAAGAATCACCTTGGTGGAGTTATTTCTTGGATGGCCTCTCAAGATAAAGATTCAGATAACAACGGTTCAAGAGAAGAATTAAGTAATGACATTAAAAAAGGATTATACGGTGAGGCCGCTATTCCAAACACAGTCGAAGCGAACAAGAGTGATTTAGACTTAGGCTTAGACGTTAGTGTAACAACTACTGATAATGGTAAAAAAGGCTTCTCATTCACAATGAACAATAATGAAACAAAATCTTCTGAAGGCGAAGCACTAGCTTTAGCTAAGGCGTATTACAGCACAATCAAAAAAGGAAAACTGATTATTACGCTAAAAGATGGAAGCACATTATCAAAAGGTGATTATAAAGCAGGAAACGTTACAGCAAAAGACGGTAAAACATATGTTGAATTTAGTTCAACTTATGATGGAAAAGCAATTGAACCAGGAGCATCTTATGAACTTAAACTAGCAAGTGATAAAGAGAGTAGTGTAAACGAAAATAACATCGAAAAAGTTGAATTAGAACAATATTATGATGTGAACACTAAACTAGCTTCACAAGTTCTTTATGGTGATGATAGCCATGTAAATAACGAGCCCGTTCTTTCTGGTGTTCAAGATAAAACCATCTATATTAATGACAGCTTTGATCCACTTGCTGGTGTAACAGCTGCAGATAAAGAAGATGGCGATTTAACAAGTAAAATCAAAGTGGACGGCAGCGTTAATACGAAAGAAGCAGGTGTTTACACATTAGTCTATACAGTTAGCGACTCTGAAGGAGCAACAACAAAAGCAACACGTAAAATTACCGTGAATAAAGTAAGTGCTCTAGTTATTTCTGGTATCAAAGACACAGAAATTAGCATGGGTGATACTTTTGATAAACTTGCTGGCATAACAGCGAAAGATGGTAAAGGTAAAGATATTACAAGTAAGATCAAAGTTAGTGGCACAGTAGACACAAATGTAGCAGGAACTTACACACTAACATATAGCGTAACAGATGACTATAACCAAACATCAGAAGCAAAACGTCAAATTACAGTTAGCCCAGTAGCAGCTCCAGTTATTTCTGGTGTTAAAGACACAACGATTAGCATGGGTGATACTTTTGACAAACTTGCTGGCGTAACAGCAAAAGACGGCAAAGGTAAAGATATTACAAGTAAGATTAAAGTTAGTGGTACAGTAGATACAAATGTAGCAGGAACTTATACACTAACGTATAGCGTAACAGATGATTACAACCAAACATCAGAAGCAAAACGTCAAATTACAGTTAGTCCAATAGCAGCACCAGTCATTTCTGGAGCAAAAGATGTAACGATTAATGTTGGAGATGATTTTAATCCATTAACAGGCGTAACAGCGAAAGATGGTAAGGGTCAAGATATTACAAGTAAAATCAATGTTAGTGGTAAAGTAGATACGAAAGTAGCAGGAGCATATAAGTTAACTTACAGCGTAACAGACAGCTACAACCAAACTGCAAAAGCAGAACGCACAGTAACCGTACGTGATGAAGCTAAAGCTGACTTTGGCGTAGGGCAAGGTATTGAGTGGCCAAACCAAGTAGTTGCACCATTTGTTGATGATGCAGCATGGATGAACGATGCCAATTATTCAAATAACGGCGCACCAAATATTCAAAAATTAAGCAGTGAATCAGGCGTTAAATTCTTTAACTTAGGATTTATCCAATCATCAGGTGGAACAAAAGACGGTAAATTAAATTGGGGCTGGGCAGGTCTTAGCGCATTAAGCGAAGAAGGCGACACAGACCAATACAAAGGAATTAAAAAAGGAATTAAAGAACTTCGTGATTCTGGCGGAGATGTGACGATTTCATTCGGTGGATTGAATTCAGGCGCATTCTGGACAGCTACTCAAGATACAGATGTACTTTATAACACGTATAAAGAAATTGTTGATGGTTACGGCTTAACACGCATTGATTTTGACGTAGAAGGCGGCGCGATGGATTATAAGCAAAACCAAGCCAACGCAAAAGCTGTTAAAGAATTACAAGAGAAAACAGGCGTAAAAGTAACCTTAACTCTACCAGTTATGCCAAGTGGTTTAACAGTTGCTGGGGAAAATGTTGTAAAAGCTTACCTTGAAGCAGGCGTTGAGCTAACAAATGTTAATATTATGGCAATGTGTTACGGAGAAAGTGTACCAGATTATGCTCAAGGTTCTATTGAAGCAATTGATAATACAAAAGACCAAGTGAAAACAGCATTTAAACAATATGCTAAACAAACTTTATCTGATTCTGAAGCTTACGGAAAAGTAGGTGTTACACCATCTATTGGTTTTGAAAGCTCAAACCACCCGTACTTCTCAACAGAAATGATGAATAAAGTGGTTCAACATGCGAAAGATAAAGGACTTGGTATGGTCGCATTCTGGTCAATGAACCGTGATGCACAAATTGATGGTGGACAAGGAAAAGTAGAAAATCGTTATGAATTTACAGATGTTGCTAAACAATTTACAAGCGAAGATAATAACGATACTGATAAACCACAACAACCACAAAATCTGTCAGTAAGCAACATTACCCAAACTTCAGCAGATGTAACTTGGACAGAATCAGCAAGCAAAGTTGGCATTGCAAAATATATTGTTGAACTTTCAGGAGCAGGCCAAACGAAAACATTCGAAACAAGCGATCTATCTTATGCATTAACTGGCTTAACAGCTAACAAAACTTATACAGTAAAAGTGATTGCTGAAGATCGCAACGGTCAAAAATCAGAAGCTGCTATGACTACTTTCACAACATTAGCTGAAGATAATGATGGCACTCCTGCTTGGAATGCAGACACAACTTACTTTGGTGGAGAAGTTGTCCAATATAACGGTAAAAAATATACTGCTAAATGGTGGACACAAGGCGATCGTCCTGACCAAGGTGGCGCGTATGGCCCTTGGGCAGAGATGTTTGATCCAGCTGATATGGAATGGAATGCAGAACGTATTTATGTAGGTGGCGAGGAAGTCACTTATCATGGTGCTAAATACCGTGCTAAATGGTGGACGCTAGGAAATGAACCAGGCGCATCTGATGTATGGGAAAAACTATAA
- a CDS encoding fibronectin type III domain-containing protein, with the protein MVAFWSMNRDAQIDGGLGKVENRYEFTNIAKQFTSEDTTPEKPQKLTVNNITQTSADLNWEKPASKAGIAKYIIELSGAGQAKTFETSNVAYALTGLTANTAYIVRVVAEDQNGQKSEAAVTTFTTLKDKPEKPQKLTVNNITETSADLNWEKSASKVGITKYIVELSGAGQTKTFETGNVTYALTSLTANTAYTVKVSAEDRNEQKSESAVTTFTTLKDKPEKPQKLTVNNIMETSANLNWEKPVSKVEIAKYIVELSGASQTKTFETSNVAYALTGLTGNTAYTVKVTAEGRNGQKSESAVTTFTTLKDNDNDLTRPRNLSVSNIEADIAILRWERPAISSNAGIAKYIIEVSGAGETKRFETSNLACYLHGLKEMTLYTVKVMAEDQNGLRSNPGITTFTTLKDIPAQPYRPSVSGITHSEAALKWGDSFSVVGIAKYIIEISGDGQTKTFKTSSLYYGLTDLKDATKYTVKVVAEDRNGRRSEPATLTFTTLKDGFETYQIKSSYDNSMVIDSDPETKQVSVWDNDRSGSQKWTFEYDPVKGAYQVLTDNKQVLAWDKNGTSTRVVSTTNKKETTSYWKFEKVSNQSYIIRNYADTRMVLDVDNFYPRSGTKIKVNTFHGYKSPQLAAQVFEIPGFNGPEIHQIKSSYDPSMVIDVEWGSRQVLTWKNQSSSNQKWTFVYDPAKDAYQIFTNDKTKQALAWDKNGTSTRVVCATNKKYATYYWKLEKVSSQSYIIRNYAEPKMVLDIDNFYPKYGTKIKVNEFHGYDSPQRAAQVFEIPGFQVKNKF; encoded by the coding sequence ATGGTAGCATTCTGGTCAATGAACCGCGATGCACAAATTGATGGTGGACTAGGAAAAGTAGAGAATCGTTATGAATTTACAAATATTGCTAAACAATTTACAAGCGAAGACACTACTCCAGAGAAACCACAAAAACTTACAGTAAATAACATTACGCAAACTTCAGCAGATTTAAACTGGGAAAAACCAGCAAGCAAAGCTGGGATTGCGAAATATATTATTGAACTTTCAGGAGCAGGTCAAGCCAAAACATTTGAAACAAGTAATGTAGCCTATGCGCTAACAGGCTTAACAGCAAATACAGCATATATCGTAAGAGTGGTTGCTGAAGATCAAAATGGACAAAAATCAGAAGCCGCGGTGACGACATTCACAACGTTGAAGGACAAACCAGAGAAACCACAAAAACTTACAGTAAATAACATCACGGAAACTTCAGCAGATTTAAACTGGGAGAAATCAGCAAGTAAAGTTGGCATTACAAAATACATTGTTGAACTTTCAGGAGCAGGCCAAACGAAAACTTTCGAAACAGGCAATGTAACCTATGCACTAACAAGCCTAACAGCAAACACAGCATATACGGTAAAAGTGAGCGCTGAAGATCGAAACGAACAAAAATCAGAATCTGCGGTGACGACATTTACAACATTGAAGGACAAACCAGAGAAACCACAAAAACTTACAGTAAATAACATCATGGAAACTTCAGCAAATTTAAACTGGGAGAAACCAGTAAGCAAAGTTGAGATTGCGAAATACATTGTTGAACTTTCGGGAGCAAGCCAAACAAAAACCTTCGAAACAAGCAATGTAGCCTATGCACTAACAGGCTTAACAGGAAACACAGCATATACAGTAAAAGTAACAGCTGAAGGTCGAAACGGACAAAAATCAGAATCTGCAGTAACGACATTCACAACATTGAAAGATAATGACAATGATTTGACCCGACCACGAAACCTTTCAGTAAGCAACATTGAAGCAGATATAGCTATTTTAAGATGGGAAAGACCAGCAATTTCAAGTAATGCTGGGATTGCGAAATATATTATTGAAGTTTCAGGGGCAGGCGAAACGAAAAGATTCGAAACGAGTAATTTAGCTTGTTACCTACATGGTTTAAAAGAGATGACATTATATACAGTAAAAGTGATGGCAGAAGATCAAAATGGTTTGAGATCCAACCCTGGTATTACTACGTTTACAACATTGAAAGATATTCCAGCTCAACCATATAGACCTTCTGTATCCGGCATTACACATAGCGAAGCCGCTTTAAAATGGGGAGATTCATTCAGCGTAGTTGGCATTGCAAAATATATTATTGAAATTTCAGGCGATGGGCAAACTAAAACATTCAAAACAAGTAGTCTGTACTATGGATTGACTGATTTAAAAGATGCCACAAAATATACTGTAAAAGTCGTTGCCGAAGATCGAAACGGTCGGAGATCAGAACCTGCGACGTTGACATTTACAACATTGAAAGATGGTTTTGAAACCTATCAAATTAAATCTTCCTATGATAATTCTATGGTCATTGATTCGGATCCGGAAACAAAACAAGTATCAGTATGGGATAATGACCGTAGCGGGAGCCAAAAATGGACATTTGAGTATGATCCAGTAAAAGGTGCGTATCAAGTCTTGACAGATAATAAACAAGTTTTAGCGTGGGATAAAAATGGTACCTCAACCCGTGTTGTGTCCACTACTAATAAAAAAGAGACAACCTCTTATTGGAAATTCGAAAAGGTGTCTAATCAATCCTATATTATTCGTAACTATGCAGACACTAGAATGGTATTGGATGTAGATAATTTTTATCCACGGAGTGGGACAAAGATCAAAGTAAATACGTTCCATGGTTATAAATCTCCACAATTAGCAGCACAAGTCTTTGAAATCCCTGGTTTTAATGGTCCTGAAATCCATCAAATCAAATCTTCATATGATCCTTCTATGGTAATCGATGTTGAATGGGGATCAAGACAAGTATTAACATGGAAAAATCAAAGTTCAAGCAACCAAAAATGGACATTCGTGTATGATCCAGCAAAAGATGCCTATCAAATTTTTACAAACGACAAAACTAAACAAGCCCTGGCATGGGATAAGAATGGGACTTCAACTCGTGTTGTGTGTGCAACTAATAAAAAATATGCAACCTATTATTGGAAATTAGAAAAAGTGTCTAGTCAGTCCTATATTATTCGCAACTATGCAGAACCTAAAATGGTGTTAGATATAGATAATTTTTATCCAAAATATGGGACAAAGATCAAAGTAAATGAGTTTCATGGTTACGATTCTCCACAACGAGCAGCACAAGTATTTGAAATCCCTGGTTTTCAAGTGAAAAATAAATTCTAA
- a CDS encoding glycosyl hydrolase family 18 protein — translation MNQKKKSLSKYLNITLAVGMLSMTAINGISPIVSVAKENPTVKQVSAKTTVPYRNVMYYGDWSVWGGQGNYYPKNIPANLYTHLNFAFLDFDSNGNLQLTDKDAAFGNPVGSGNAWGDELSGAIPALAAIREQHPNMKLGISIGGWSKSGDFSEVAANPTKRAKFVENIMKFVKYTGMDFVDVDWEYPASVRQGDTVDNKNDEGTPNARPEDRDNYIKLMQDIRNGLDKLGVKEEKTYELSTALPGTKTQLEASVDVAKLFNIIDFGNIMTYDLNGAWEEKSGHQTALYTNPNDPTGNSIEAAVDYLKSKNVQMDKVVIGAAMYTRGWDSVEKGNDPAHPGLFQNAALTAKDADDSPSRGAINEAPVKIGDGGRSGGIWSYRKIDELKAKDPSLKEYWDDIAKAPYLYSETTKQFFTFDNKQSVTEKANFVKKNHLGGVISWMASQDKDSDNNGARGELSGSIKKGLYGDSAIPNTVEANKSDLNLGLDFSITTVDNGGKGFSFTMKNNETLDSSEGVALDLAKKYYSTIKKGKLIITLKDGSTLSKGDYKAGNVTAKDGKTYVEFSSTSDGRIIKPGASYTLKLGSSNASSVNTDNIKKVELEQYYDTNAKLTSQVIYGDEEHVNSEPVLSGVQDKTIYINDGFDPLAGVTATDKEDGDLTSKIKVDGSVNTKEAGVYTLVYTVSDSEGATAKATRKITVAKVGTPVISGTKDVTINVGDDFNPLTGVTAKDGKGQDITSKINVSGKVDTKVAGAYKLTYSVTDSYNQTAKAERTVTIRESKADFGVGQGIEWPSQVVAPFVDDAAWMNDANYSNNGAPNIQKLSSESGVKFFNLGFIQSSGGTKGGKLNWGWAGFSALSEEGDTGQYKGIKKGIKELRDSGGDVTISFGGLNTGAFWTATQDTDVLYNTYKEIVDGYGLTRIDLDVEGGAMDYKQNQANATAVKKLQEKTGVKVTLTLPVMPSGLTVAGENVLKAYLEAGVELTNVNIMAMCYGAGVPDYAQGSIEAIDNTKDQVKTAFKQYAKQTLSDSEAYGKVGVTPSIGFEGEDHPYFSTEMMFDMQKIKDLVW, via the coding sequence ATGAACCAAAAGAAAAAAAGCTTAAGTAAGTACCTAAACATCACTCTCGCTGTAGGGATGTTGTCAATGACGGCGATTAACGGTATATCGCCTATTGTATCAGTTGCGAAAGAAAACCCAACTGTAAAGCAAGTAAGTGCAAAAACAACGGTGCCTTACCGAAACGTTATGTACTACGGAGATTGGTCAGTATGGGGTGGACAAGGTAATTATTATCCAAAAAATATCCCTGCTAATTTGTATACTCACTTGAATTTTGCTTTCTTAGATTTTGATTCAAACGGGAACTTACAATTAACAGATAAAGATGCCGCGTTTGGAAATCCAGTTGGTTCTGGTAATGCATGGGGAGATGAACTTTCAGGTGCAATCCCAGCTCTAGCAGCGATTAGAGAGCAACATCCTAACATGAAACTAGGAATTTCTATTGGTGGTTGGTCGAAATCAGGAGACTTCTCTGAGGTTGCAGCCAATCCAACAAAACGCGCTAAATTTGTAGAAAATATTATGAAATTTGTTAAATACACAGGCATGGACTTTGTCGATGTCGATTGGGAATATCCAGCAAGCGTACGACAAGGAGACACTGTTGACAATAAAAATGACGAAGGAACACCTAACGCTCGTCCAGAAGATCGCGATAACTATATCAAGTTAATGCAAGACATTCGTAACGGCTTGGATAAGCTTGGTGTAAAAGAAGAAAAAACCTATGAATTAAGTACCGCATTACCAGGAACAAAAACACAACTAGAAGCTTCAGTAGATGTGGCAAAATTATTTAATATCATCGATTTTGGTAATATAATGACGTATGACCTAAACGGAGCATGGGAAGAGAAATCAGGACATCAAACCGCATTATATACAAACCCGAATGACCCTACAGGCAATTCAATTGAAGCGGCAGTAGACTATTTGAAAAGTAAAAATGTTCAAATGGATAAAGTGGTGATTGGAGCAGCAATGTACACACGTGGTTGGGACTCTGTTGAAAAGGGAAACGATCCAGCACATCCAGGGTTGTTCCAAAATGCTGCTTTAACAGCGAAAGATGCTGATGATTCGCCTTCACGTGGAGCGATCAATGAAGCACCCGTGAAAATTGGCGACGGAGGACGAAGCGGAGGAATCTGGTCTTATCGTAAAATTGATGAACTAAAAGCAAAAGATCCTTCACTAAAAGAATATTGGGATGATATAGCTAAAGCCCCTTATTTATACAGTGAAACAACAAAACAATTCTTTACCTTTGACAATAAACAGTCTGTTACAGAAAAAGCGAATTTTGTTAAAAAGAATCACCTTGGTGGAGTCATTTCTTGGATGGCCTCTCAAGATAAAGATTCAGATAACAATGGGGCAAGAGGAGAATTAAGTGGCAGCATTAAAAAAGGGTTATACGGCGATTCTGCTATTCCAAACACAGTCGAAGCGAATAAGAGCGATTTAAACTTAGGTTTAGACTTTAGTATCACGACTGTCGATAATGGTGGAAAAGGTTTCTCATTCACAATGAAAAATAATGAAACACTTGATTCATCTGAAGGCGTAGCACTAGATTTAGCTAAGAAGTATTACAGCACAATCAAAAAAGGAAAACTGATTATTACGCTAAAAGATGGAAGCACATTATCAAAGGGCGACTATAAAGCAGGAAATGTTACAGCAAAAGATGGTAAAACATATGTTGAATTTAGTTCAACTTCTGATGGGAGAATAATCAAACCAGGAGCTTCTTATACGCTTAAGCTAGGAAGTAGCAATGCAAGTAGCGTGAACACTGACAATATAAAAAAAGTTGAGCTAGAACAATATTATGACACGAATGCTAAACTAACTTCACAAGTTATTTATGGTGATGAAGAACATGTAAATAGCGAGCCCGTTCTTTCTGGTGTTCAAGATAAAACCATCTATATTAATGATGGCTTTGACCCGCTTGCTGGCGTAACAGCTACAGATAAAGAAGATGGCGATTTGACAAGCAAAATCAAAGTGGACGGCAGCGTTAATACGAAAGAAGCAGGTGTTTACACATTAGTCTATACAGTTAGCGACTCTGAAGGAGCAACAGCAAAAGCGACACGTAAAATCACGGTAGCTAAGGTAGGCACTCCAGTCATTTCAGGAACAAAAGATGTAACGATTAATGTTGGAGATGATTTTAATCCATTAACAGGCGTAACAGCGAAAGATGGTAAGGGTCAAGATATTACAAGTAAAATCAATGTTAGTGGTAAAGTAGATACGAAAGTAGCAGGAGCATATAAGTTAACTTACAGCGTAACAGACAGCTACAACCAAACTGCAAAAGCAGAACGCACTGTAACCATACGTGAATCTAAAGCTGACTTTGGTGTAGGTCAAGGTATTGAATGGCCAAGCCAAGTAGTTGCACCATTTGTTGATGATGCAGCATGGATGAATGATGCCAATTATTCAAATAACGGCGCACCAAATATTCAAAAGTTAAGCAGTGAATCAGGCGTTAAGTTCTTTAACTTAGGATTTATCCAATCATCAGGTGGAACAAAAGGTGGTAAATTAAATTGGGGCTGGGCAGGTTTTAGCGCATTAAGCGAAGAAGGCGATACAGGCCAATACAAAGGAATTAAAAAAGGAATCAAAGAACTTCGTGATTCTGGTGGAGATGTGACGATTTCATTTGGTGGCCTAAATACAGGCGCATTCTGGACAGCTACCCAAGATACAGATGTACTTTATAACACATATAAAGAAATTGTTGACGGCTACGGCTTAACACGCATTGATCTTGATGTAGAAGGTGGCGCGATGGATTATAAGCAAAACCAAGCCAACGCAACAGCTGTTAAAAAATTACAAGAAAAAACAGGCGTAAAAGTAACCTTAACTCTACCAGTTATGCCAAGTGGCTTAACAGTTGCTGGAGAAAATGTCTTAAAAGCTTACCTTGAAGCAGGCGTTGAGCTAACAAATGTTAATATTATGGCAATGTGTTACGGAGCAGGAGTTCCAGACTATGCTCAAGGTTCCATTGAAGCAATTGATAATACAAAAGATCAAGTGAAAACAGCATTTAAACAATATGCTAAACAAACTTTATCTGATTCTGAAGCTTACGGAAAAGTAGGTGTTACACCATCTATTGGTTTTGAAGGTGAAGATCACCCGTACTTCTCAACAGAAATGATGTTCGACATGCAAAAAATAAAGGACTTGGTATGGTAG